The following is a genomic window from Dermatophilaceae bacterium Soc4.6.
GATGGGCCCGGTCTCGATCGAGAGCCACTACGACGAGGCCCTGGCCGTCCCCGGCATCCTCGCCGAAGTCGCCAGGGGCGAGGCGGAGGGCGCCGACGGCTACGTGATCGCGTGCTTCGGTGACCCGGGCATGGAGGCGGCACGCGAGCTGGCCCGTGGCCCGGTGGTCGGCATCGCCGAGGCGGCGATGCGCACTGCGACCTACCTCGGACGTTCCTTCAGCGTCGTCACCACGCTGGGTCGCACTCGCGGCCGGGCGTGGGACCTCGCCGAGACCTACGGCGTCTCCACCGCCTGTCGCGGCGTGTACGCGTGCGAGATCCCGGTGCTCGAGCTCGAGACGTCACCCGATGCCCGTGAGCGCATCACGCGGGCCTGCCGTGAGGCCCTCGAGCGCGACGAGTCCGACGTCATCGTCCTGGGCTGCGCCGGGATGGCGGACCTGTGCGCGCACATCTCGGAGGCGATCGGCGTCCCGGTCGTTGACGGCGTCGCCGCAGCGACGGTCACCGTCCAAGGACTCGTGACGCTGGGCCTGCGCACCAGCACGGTCGAGGAGTTCGCCGCCCCACCACCCAAGACCTACGAGGGCTTGCTGGCCGGCTTCGGGCTCGGCGGCACGGTCCGACGAGCCCGCGAGAGTGCGGCGCCCGTTCGGGCTCACTGACGGCGCCTATACCGCCCAACCGCAGTCACGTGAGGCTGCACCGAACGTCAGATCCGCACAGGGGTCTGCCGGTCTTCACCCGAGAGGACAGAGCAATTGACGCGGCCGACCCCAGGCCATGCCATCACCATGCGGGGTCTCAGCCCCCGTCGGGTTCACCGCGACCTCCGAGCTGGCGGCGGCTGCGGCGGCCGCCAGCTCGGAGGTCGCCGCGCTCGACGTCATCGAGTCCACCACGAGAGCGTCACCGTCGACATCACCTGCAACACCGCCGGCGACGAGCACGCCAAGCAGGTTGCCGAACATCCAGCCTGGAGCCAGCGGTCATCGCTCGACCAGCGCCGCGGACCGGACTCACCGCGTGCTGGGGTGCTCTCGGATCAGCCGGGCGATCTCGATGGCGTCACCCTCGGGTGCGTGCGACGAGCTGTGCGGGTGAGCGATGAACAGGTAAAGCAGGCCGCTGCCCACCACGACCGCGAGCCCGACCAGCACGATCCAGTCGTCGAGGAACACTCCCGTGGTCCCCGGCCGCGCCAGCAGGACGATCGCGAAGACCCCGTAGGCGAGCGCGACGACGTTCACGACGACGCCAGCCCTGCCCAGGCTGAAGGGTCCCGCAGGTTTCCACCCCTTGATGCGCTGGCGGAGCGCCGCCAGCACGACCGCCTGGAAGGCGACGTAGATGCCGATCACGGCGAAGGCCGTGATCTTGGTGAGGAGAGAGCTGCCGCCGACGTAGATCAGCAGGCAGAGCACGAGTGGGATGGCGCAGGCCACGATCAGCGCATTGACGGGCACCGCGGTCCGGTGGCTGACCTGGGCCAGCCACGCGTGGCCCGGCAGCATGCCATCCCGCGCGAAGGAGAAGAGCAGGCGACTGGCAGCGGCTTGCAGGCTGAGCACGCAGGACAGGAAGGCCGTCAGGGCGACCACGAGGAAGATCTTCGCCCCCACCGTGCCGAGTGACGACTCGAGGATCGCCGGGATGGGATCACCGTCCGTCCCGCTGACGACGGCCTGCAGGTCGGGGGCCGCCATCACGTAGCCGCCGAACGAGAACAGCGCCGACACCCCACCGACGAGGATGGTCATGATCATCGCGGTCGGTATGCGACGGGCCGGGTCCTCGACCTCCTCCGCCACGTCGCCGCACGCCTCGAACCCGTAGAACAGGAAGAGGCCGGCCAGGGCTGCGCCGAGGAACGCGGCGGCGTAGCTGCCGTCGCCCTGGACCCCCATGGAGTCGACGAACACGCCGAAGCCCTGCTTGCGCTCGAACGCCAGCAGGTAGAGACCGAGGCCGATCACACCGATGAGCTCGGCCGCCAGGCCGATCCGGGCGACGCGCGCGAGCGTGGTCGTCCCCGAGAAGTTCAGCGCGAAGGCGACGACGAGGAAGACGACGGAGAGCCCGAGGGTGGTGGTGTCCGTGACCTCGACGCCAAGCAGGCTGGCGAGGAAACCGGTCCCGAACTCGGCGACCGCCGTGATGGTGACGAGCATCGCCCAGACATAAACCCAGGCGGCCATCCAGGCGTAGCGCTTTCCCCACAGGCGTCTCGTCCACGGGTAGATGCCGCCGGCGATCGGATACTGGGACACCACTTCGCCGAAGACCAGTGACACCAGCAGCTGCCCGGACCCGACGATGGCGAGCCAGAAGATCGACGGCGGGCCACCGGTGCTCAGGGCGAGCGCAAAGAGGGAGTAGACGCCCACCAGCGGTGAGAGATAGGTGAAGCCGAGGGCGAAGTTCGCCCACAGGGACATCGAGCGTCTGAACGAGTCGTCGTATCCCAGCACGCGCAGGTGCTCAGCGTCGTCGAGCCGCTTCTTCGGGACGTGGTCGACGGAGGGTTCTCCAGGCATGGCGCAACCTTTCGGGGCAGGGTGGAGGCCCACGCAGCCCACCCGGTTCTGCCGCGCCTCCCGGCGTGCGCCCACGGTAGTCCTCTGCGATGGAGCGTTCCACGAAGGCCCGGCATCTTCTTGCCGATACCGCAGGTGCGGCTGCTGTCGCGCGAGGGGAAACGACGATGAGGAACGCGATGACGACGAGTGGAAGTCCCCAGCAGGTGGCGGTGCCCAGCGCCGAGCACGCTGAGGTCCGTGTGGGCCGGCGCAGCAGACTCGCCAGCATCGCGCTGGTGGTGGTCCTGCTCGCCGTCAGCGCCTTCGCCGTGTGGTCGTCTCAGGCGACGAGTGCAGCCGTCGACCGGGCGGTCAGCGCGAGCCTGCTCTCGGACGACTACTCCGAGGCGGCCAGCGCCGTCGGCGCCGAGGAGTCCCTGGAGCGCAAGTACCGTCTGGAGCCCGGCCCGGACGTGCAGCTGAAGTACGACGCGGCCGCCGCTCGCTTCGTCGCCGCACTGGAGAGCGTCCGTCGGGACGGCAGCGACCACGACCGCTCACTCGTCGACGGTGTCCTGGCGCTGCACACGAAGTACCTCGCGGCGATCGTGCGGCTGTTCAGCGCGACCGACCGCGCCGACACCGCTGCCGCCAACCGGGTCGACACCGACGAGGTCGACCCGTCCTTCGGGACCATCGAGGCATCCGTCCTCGATGCGGCCCAGAAGATGCACGTGGAGTCGCTGCACCAGATGGGTGCCCTGCAGCGTCTGGAGATGGTGACCCGGCTCTTCACCCCCATGGTGTTCCTCCTCGGCCTCCTGCTGGTTGCTGCCCTCGCGAAGGTGACCCGTGGGCACCAACGGTTGCTCGGTGCCGAGCGGGCGCAGGCGGTGCACGACTCGTTGCACGACGCTCTCACCAAGCTGCCCAACCGGACCCTGCTGGCCGACCGCTTCGGCCAGGCGCTGCGCTCCGACGCACGCAGCGGCACGAGGACCGGGATGCTGCTCATCGACCTCGACCGGTTCAAGGAGGTCAACGACACCTTCGGCCACCACTACGGCGACGAGCTCCTGGCGCAGATCGGGCCGCGTCTGACTGCCGCACTGCGCGAGGTGGACACCGTGGCCCGACTGGGTGGTGACGAGTTCGCGGTACTCCTGCCGGACATCCGCACGGTCGAGGACGCCGTCGCGATCGCCACGAAGCTCCAGGCAGCCCTCCAGACCCCGTTCCACGTCCTCGGAGTCGACCTCGACGTCGAGGCGAGCGTGGGGGTGGTCGTCTCCGGCGAGCACGGCGATGACGCCAGCATCCTGCTGCAGCACGCCGACATCGCCATGTACGTCGCGAAGGCCCAAAGCGCCGGCGTGTCGATCTACGACCCCGACCTCGACGGCCACACCCCGGAGAAGCTGTCCCTGCTGGGTGACCTGCGACGGGCGCTGGAGAACGACGAGCTGGTGCTGCACTACCAGCCCAAGATCGGCCTGGACACCGGTGACGTCATCGGTTTCGAGGCGTTAGTCCGCTGGCAGCATCCGGAGCGGGGCCTGGTCTTCCCCGACGACTTCATCCCCATGGCTGAGCACACCGGCCTCATCGGAGCCCTGAGCCGACGGGTCCTGGACCTGGCCCTGGCTCAGTCGCGCCGGTGGTCCGACGCGGGGCAGTCCGTGACGGTCTCGGTGAACCTCTCGGCTCGGAACCTGCTCGACGAGCACCTGCCAGCGGTCGTCGAGGAGCTCCTCGCCCGACACGGCGTCGCTGCCGACCTGCTCGTGCTCGAAGTCACCGAGTCGGCCCTGATGACCGAGCCCGTCCGCGCCCAGCGGCTGCTCGAGGAGCTGTCCGCCCTCGGGGTGCGTATCTCGATCGACGACTTCGGCGCCGGCTACACCAGTCTCGGCCAGCTCAAGACGCTGCCGGTCAGCGAGCTCAAGATCGACAAGTCCTTCGTCATGACCATGGCCGAGGGCGGCAGCGACGACATGATCGTCCACAGCGTCATCGAGCTGGGCCACAACCTCGGCCTGTCGATCGTCGCCGAGGGCGTGGAGGACGCACGGACGTTGGCCAAGCTCGCGGAGTACGGCTGCGACCTCGCGCAGGGCTACTACCTCTGTCGGCCGGCAGCACCGGACGCGCTGGGCCTCGGCCGGGCCCCCCGACCTGCCTCACCCGTCGACACCGAGGCATCGCAGGCGAGTCCGATGACCCCCGTCTCGGCCTCCCTCTGACCGCTGAGGCCGAGGTGGCGGCGTCCGTGGGCCCGTCCCGTCTGACAGCCGATGTGCGACCACGGGGGGAGGCGCCGCACAGGGCACGGGGTCACAATAGACGGGTGAGACCTCTCCTGACCGATCGCTCCTCCCTCCGCTGGGCCGCACCTGCGGCCGCCGTCGCCCTGCTCGCGGCCGGGGTGGGCCTCAGCCGGGTCACCGCCTCCGCCGACGGTGGTCTGCCCACGCTCACCGCGCAGCAGCTGCTCGTCGACGCGCAGGCGTCCGCCGTGTCGGGTCAGGTGCGCGGGCTCTCCGGCGTCGTGAGCAGCACCGCCGACCTCGGCCTGCCGCAGCTGCCGGGTCTCTCGAGCGCAGGGGGAGCGAGCGGCGACGCCTCGCTCACCTCGATCGTCAGCGGCACCCACACCTGGCGGGTGTGGGTCGGCGGCGCCACCACGCAGCGGGTCGCCCTGATGGGTGGCATGGGCGAGACCGACGTCGTGCGCAACGGCCGCGACGTCTGGCTGTGGTCGAGCAAGGACCAGAGCGCCATGCACACGACCCTGCCTGCGGAGCAGGCGGGCCAGGCTCCCCGGGCCCTGCCGACCGACGCCCCCCGCACTCCCGCGGAGGCGGCCAGCCGTGCGCTCGCGACCATCAGCCCGACCACGCAGGTGACGACCACGGGGCTCGCGACCGTGGCCGGACGCTCCGCCTACGAGCTCGTGCTCACCCCCCGCGACACCACGACGAGGGTCGGCCAGGTGCGCGTGGCCCTTGACAGCGAGACCAAGGTGCTCCTGCGCACCCAGGTGTTCGCGACCGGCGCCAGCACGCCCGCCATCGACGTCGCCTACACCTCGGTCGACTTCGCGGTGCCGCCGGCCTCGACCTTCACCTTCACCCCGCCCCCCGGCACGACGGTGACCCAGCGGCCCTTCCCAACGGCTCCTTCCGCCGCGTCGAAGGCGGTCGCCACGGCAGCCGAGCGCAAGGCCTCGCCCCGGGTCGTCGGCACCGGCTGGAGCTCGGTGCTCGTCGCCCGGCTCCCGCAGACCACGGGCGTCACGCCGAGCGGCACCCCGAGCGACGGCGCGGCGCAGAGCCTCCTCTCGGCTCTGCCTCGCGTCTCCGGCGCTTGGGGCACCGGGCGCCTGCTCGACGGGCGGCTGTTCTCCGCCGTGCTCACCGACGACGGCCGGGTCGCCGTCGGCGCCGTGCCCCCCGCCCAGCTGTATGCCGCCCTCGCAGCCTCGTGAGCCCCTCACCCGTCACGACGGGTGAGCTCGCGGTCAGCACGACGGGTCTGACCAAGCGCTTCGGCGCCCAGACCGCGGTCGACGGCCTCGACCTCGTCGTGCCCAGCGGAGCGGTCTACGGCTTCCTCGGTCCCAACGGCTCGGGTAAGACCACCACGATCCGCATGCTGCTCGGGCTGGTGTCGCCGACCGCCGGGTCACGCACCCTGCTCGGCCACGACATGACCCGGGATGCCGGAGCCGCCCTGGCCCGGGTGGGCTGCCTCGTCGAGGGCCCGGCCTTCCATCCCTACCTGTCGGGACGCGCCAACCTCAGGCGTCTCGACGCAGCCGACCTGCGCGCCGACCCCCGCACCACCCGGGTCCGGGTCGACGCCGCGCTCGACCGGGTCGGCCTGCTCGCGGCTGCGGGCAAGCGCTACCGCAACTACTCGCTCGGCATGCGCCAGCGGCTGGCCCTCGCGGGAGCGCTGCTCGTGCCGCGCGACCTGCTCGTGCTCGACGAGCCCACCAACGGTCTCGACCCGCAGGGGACGCGCGAGGTGCGCCACCTCGTCGGGTCGCTCGCCGCCGAGGGCACGACCGTGCTGGTCTCGAGCCACCTGCTCGCCGAGGTCGAGCAGATCAGCACCCACCTCGGGGTGATGAGCGCCGGGCGTCTCGTGGCCCAGGGCACGGCTGCGCAGGTGCGCGGGTCCGTCGCCGTGGTGGCTCGCGTCGCCACCGGCCAGCCGCAGGAGGCTCACCGGGTCCTGGTCGGTCTCGGCCTGACCGATGTCGTCACCGTCGCTGACGAGGTCAGGGCGCCACTGGGGGACCTGGCCCCCGAGACGGTGGTGGCGGCCCTGGTCCACGACGGGGTCGGGGTGCGGGCCTTCACGGTCGAGCGACCCAGCCTCGAGGACCTCTTCGTCCAGCTCACCGGGGAGGGCTTCGATGTCAGCGGCTGACCCCACGACCACTTCCCGCCGTCCCGCGGCCCGTCTGCTGCGCTCCGAGCTCGGCCTCATTGCCGGGCGCCGTCGCAACCAGATGGGGCTGCTCGTGCTCGCGGCGGTGCCCATCGTGCTCGCCGTCGCCGTGAAGGTGACGTCGGCCCCTTCGAGCGGCCGCGGTCCCGACTTCCTCTCGTCGGTCACCGCCAACGGTCTCTTCGTCGCCTTCGCCGCCCTGACCCTCGAGCTGCCTCTCTTCCTGCCGCTCGCCGTCGCCGTCCTCGCGGGCGACGCCATCGCCGGGGAGGCCAACCTCGGCACGCTGCGCTACCTGCTCACCGTGCCGGTCAGCCGGGCCCGACTCCTGGTGGTCAAGCTGCTGTCGCTCGCGATCGGTGCCTTCGAAGGCGTGCTGGTCGTGGGCCTCACGGGTGCGGTCATCGGCATCGCGCTCTTCGGGACGGGCCCCCTCACGACTCTCTCCGGCACGCAGATCGGCTTCGGGGACGCCTGCTGGCGGCTGCTGCTCGTCATGCTCTACCTCGCGTGCTGCCTCACGGGGCTCGCCGCCGTCGGGCTCTTCGTCTCCACCCTCACCGAGCAGCCCATCGCCGCGACGGTGGAGGTGACGATCTTCTCCACGCTGTCCTTCATCCTCGACTCGGTGCCGCAGCTGGAATGGCTGCACCCCTACCTCCTGGTCCACAACTGGACCGCCTTCGCCGACCTGCTGCGTGATCCCCCCTTCTGGGACACCGTGCGCCAGGGCCTGCTCGTCGCCGGCGCCTACGTCGTGGTCTTCGGCCTGCTCGCCTGGGCCCGCTTCGCCGGGAAGGACGTCACGAGCTGATCAGCCTGCACCCGTGCCCGCTGGTAGGTTTCGCGCGTGAGGCAGGTGCACCGATGACCCAGGCGCAGTGGGAGCTGCCGGCCTCGGTCTGGCAGGGGATCGACCGGTCGGGGCCGCTGCCGGTCTACCAGCAGGTGGCCAGCGTGCTCGAGCAGGCGATCCGCGACGAGCTGCTGCCGGCAGGTGCTCGGCTGGAGAACGAGGTCTCGCTCAGCGACCGGCTGCGCATCTCGAGGCCGACGGTGAGGCGGGCGATCCAGGACCTCGTCGACAAGGGTCTGCTCGTGCGGCGGCCCGGCGTCGGCACCACCGTGGTGCACGGACGCGTGATGCGGGGGGCCGAGCTGACCAGCCTGCACGCCGACCTCGAGCGGATGGGGCGGCACCCGAGCACCACGCTGCTGGGGCACGAGGTGGTCGCCGCCAACGACGTCCAGTCGGTCGGCCTCGGCGTGCCCGTCGCCACCCCGGTGCTGCACCTGCGCCGCATCCGTCTCGCCGAGGGCGCTCCCATCGCCCTGCTCGACAACGTCATGGCGCCCGACCTCGCTGACCTCGACGTCGAGGCCCTCGAGCAGCGCAGCCTCTACGACCTGCTGCAGGAGCGGGGGGTCGCGGTGCGGGTGGCGCGCCAGCGGATCAGTGCCCGCACCGCCACCGCCGCCGAGGGCCGCCTGCTCGGGGTCCGCGCGGGCACAGCGCTGCTGACGGCCGACCGCACCGGGTTCGACGCCGTCGGTCGGGCCGTGGAGTTCGGTCAGCACCTCTACCTCGCCGACCGCTACTCCTTCGAGGTCACCCTCGTCAGCCGCTGACGACCAGGTGCCCCGGCTCGACCCGGGTCGGGCTCACCCCAGCAGGGGTCGCTGCACCTGCCGCTGCTGCTCGTAGGCCTCCCGGGCGGCAGCCGTCGACCCGAGCGTCGACACCTCGGCGACCGGCACGTCCCACCACCCCTCGCCATCGGGGGCGTAGACCAGGGGGTCGCTGGTGACGTGGATGAGCGTCGGCCCGCCGGAGGCCTTCGCCGTCGTCACCGCGGCGACCAGCTGCGCGCGCGCGCCCGGCCCCGGCTCGATCTCGATGACGTCGATGCCGTAGCTGCGCGCGTTCATCGCCAGGTCGACCGGCAGCACCTCGCCGGCCTCGAAGCCTCCGCTCGCCTCGTCGAGGTAGCGGTAGCGGGTGCCGAACCGCTGGCTCCCGATGGTCTCGGACAGGTGCCCGATCGAGGCGTAGCCGTGGTTCTGCACCAGCACCACGATCACCTTGATCCGCTCGGCGACCGCGGTGAGCAGCTCGGTGTGGAGCATGAGGTAGGACCCGTCACCGACCATGACGATCGCGTCGCGGTCGGGCGCCGCGCGCCGGACCCCGAGGCCGGCGGCGATCTCGTAACCCATGCAGGAGAACGCGTACTCGACG
Proteins encoded in this region:
- a CDS encoding ABC transporter permease — translated: MSAADPTTTSRRPAARLLRSELGLIAGRRRNQMGLLVLAAVPIVLAVAVKVTSAPSSGRGPDFLSSVTANGLFVAFAALTLELPLFLPLAVAVLAGDAIAGEANLGTLRYLLTVPVSRARLLVVKLLSLAIGAFEGVLVVGLTGAVIGIALFGTGPLTTLSGTQIGFGDACWRLLLVMLYLACCLTGLAAVGLFVSTLTEQPIAATVEVTIFSTLSFILDSVPQLEWLHPYLLVHNWTAFADLLRDPPFWDTVRQGLLVAGAYVVVFGLLAWARFAGKDVTS
- a CDS encoding bifunctional diguanylate cyclase/phosphodiesterase, with the protein product MTTSGSPQQVAVPSAEHAEVRVGRRSRLASIALVVVLLAVSAFAVWSSQATSAAVDRAVSASLLSDDYSEAASAVGAEESLERKYRLEPGPDVQLKYDAAAARFVAALESVRRDGSDHDRSLVDGVLALHTKYLAAIVRLFSATDRADTAAANRVDTDEVDPSFGTIEASVLDAAQKMHVESLHQMGALQRLEMVTRLFTPMVFLLGLLLVAALAKVTRGHQRLLGAERAQAVHDSLHDALTKLPNRTLLADRFGQALRSDARSGTRTGMLLIDLDRFKEVNDTFGHHYGDELLAQIGPRLTAALREVDTVARLGGDEFAVLLPDIRTVEDAVAIATKLQAALQTPFHVLGVDLDVEASVGVVVSGEHGDDASILLQHADIAMYVAKAQSAGVSIYDPDLDGHTPEKLSLLGDLRRALENDELVLHYQPKIGLDTGDVIGFEALVRWQHPERGLVFPDDFIPMAEHTGLIGALSRRVLDLALAQSRRWSDAGQSVTVSVNLSARNLLDEHLPAVVEELLARHGVAADLLVLEVTESALMTEPVRAQRLLEELSALGVRISIDDFGAGYTSLGQLKTLPVSELKIDKSFVMTMAEGGSDDMIVHSVIELGHNLGLSIVAEGVEDARTLAKLAEYGCDLAQGYYLCRPAAPDALGLGRAPRPASPVDTEASQASPMTPVSASL
- a CDS encoding ABC transporter ATP-binding protein, translated to MSPSPVTTGELAVSTTGLTKRFGAQTAVDGLDLVVPSGAVYGFLGPNGSGKTTTIRMLLGLVSPTAGSRTLLGHDMTRDAGAALARVGCLVEGPAFHPYLSGRANLRRLDAADLRADPRTTRVRVDAALDRVGLLAAAGKRYRNYSLGMRQRLALAGALLVPRDLLVLDEPTNGLDPQGTREVRHLVGSLAAEGTTVLVSSHLLAEVEQISTHLGVMSAGRLVAQGTAAQVRGSVAVVARVATGQPQEAHRVLVGLGLTDVVTVADEVRAPLGDLAPETVVAALVHDGVGVRAFTVERPSLEDLFVQLTGEGFDVSG
- a CDS encoding GntR family transcriptional regulator, with the protein product MTQAQWELPASVWQGIDRSGPLPVYQQVASVLEQAIRDELLPAGARLENEVSLSDRLRISRPTVRRAIQDLVDKGLLVRRPGVGTTVVHGRVMRGAELTSLHADLERMGRHPSTTLLGHEVVAANDVQSVGLGVPVATPVLHLRRIRLAEGAPIALLDNVMAPDLADLDVEALEQRSLYDLLQERGVAVRVARQRISARTATAAEGRLLGVRAGTALLTADRTGFDAVGRAVEFGQHLYLADRYSFEVTLVSR
- a CDS encoding aspartate/glutamate racemase family protein → MMRIRVINPNTTWSMTKLIGESARSVAGADVVIEAVSPTMGPVSIESHYDEALAVPGILAEVARGEAEGADGYVIACFGDPGMEAARELARGPVVGIAEAAMRTATYLGRSFSVVTTLGRTRGRAWDLAETYGVSTACRGVYACEIPVLELETSPDARERITRACREALERDESDVIVLGCAGMADLCAHISEAIGVPVVDGVAAATVTVQGLVTLGLRTSTVEEFAAPPPKTYEGLLAGFGLGGTVRRARESAAPVRAH
- a CDS encoding amino acid permease, which produces MPGEPSVDHVPKKRLDDAEHLRVLGYDDSFRRSMSLWANFALGFTYLSPLVGVYSLFALALSTGGPPSIFWLAIVGSGQLLVSLVFGEVVSQYPIAGGIYPWTRRLWGKRYAWMAAWVYVWAMLVTITAVAEFGTGFLASLLGVEVTDTTTLGLSVVFLVVAFALNFSGTTTLARVARIGLAAELIGVIGLGLYLLAFERKQGFGVFVDSMGVQGDGSYAAAFLGAALAGLFLFYGFEACGDVAEEVEDPARRIPTAMIMTILVGGVSALFSFGGYVMAAPDLQAVVSGTDGDPIPAILESSLGTVGAKIFLVVALTAFLSCVLSLQAAASRLLFSFARDGMLPGHAWLAQVSHRTAVPVNALIVACAIPLVLCLLIYVGGSSLLTKITAFAVIGIYVAFQAVVLAALRQRIKGWKPAGPFSLGRAGVVVNVVALAYGVFAIVLLARPGTTGVFLDDWIVLVGLAVVVGSGLLYLFIAHPHSSSHAPEGDAIEIARLIREHPSTR
- a CDS encoding sigma-E factor regulatory protein RseB domain-containing protein; translation: MRPLLTDRSSLRWAAPAAAVALLAAGVGLSRVTASADGGLPTLTAQQLLVDAQASAVSGQVRGLSGVVSSTADLGLPQLPGLSSAGGASGDASLTSIVSGTHTWRVWVGGATTQRVALMGGMGETDVVRNGRDVWLWSSKDQSAMHTTLPAEQAGQAPRALPTDAPRTPAEAASRALATISPTTQVTTTGLATVAGRSAYELVLTPRDTTTRVGQVRVALDSETKVLLRTQVFATGASTPAIDVAYTSVDFAVPPASTFTFTPPPGTTVTQRPFPTAPSAASKAVATAAERKASPRVVGTGWSSVLVARLPQTTGVTPSGTPSDGAAQSLLSALPRVSGAWGTGRLLDGRLFSAVLTDDGRVAVGAVPPAQLYAALAAS